In the Mesorhizobium sp. WSM2240 genome, CTCGATAACCCCCTGTTTGCCGCTCGCATCCGCGAGTGGCTGAAGGTGCTGCGCAAGAAGAATGTTTCGGTGATCTTCGCCACGCAGTCTCTGGCTGACATCGCGGGCTCTGCCATAGCGCCCGCGATCATCGAGAGCTGCCCGCAGCGCATCTTTCTTCCCAATGACCGGGCGGTCGAGCCGCAGGCGCGCGAAGCCTATGAGCGTTTCGGATTGAACGAGCGACAGATCGAGCTGATCGCCCGCGCCACGCCAAAGCGCCACTATTATCTGCAGTCGCGGCGCGGCAACCGGCTGTTCGAACTGGGATTGGGTCCCGTCGCGCTCGCCCTTTGCGGCGCCTCAGATCCGGCCGCGCAGACTCTCATCGACACGGTCATATCCGAGCACGACCGGAGCGAGTTCGCTTCCCGATTCCTGAGCGCTCGCGGCCTCGAATGGGCCGTCGAGCTTCTCGGGGATTTCCCCCAACCAGAATAGGAGCATTCAGAATCATGCGGCGCCACCTTGTCACGGGTCTTGTCACCGTCTCCCTTATCCTCAAGCCGATCGCCGGATTTGCCCCACCGGCTTTCGCCGTCACTGTTTTCGATCCCAAGAACTACGCGGAAAACGTGCTGACGGCGGCACGCTCGCTGGAGCAGATCAACAACCAGATCCAGTCGTTGCAGAACGAGGCGACGATGCTGCAGAACATGGCGCGCAACCTTCAGCGCCTGGATTTCTCCTCGCTAGGCCAGCTGACCGGCGCGCTCAACCGTATCGATGGACTGATGATCCAGGCCGACGGGCTGAGTTTTGACCTTGGCCAGCTCGAGAGTGAATGGCGAGAAAAGTATCCGGAAAGCTACGACGGCACGATCAAGGTGAACGACCTGGCCTCAGCAGCACGCGAGCGCTGGCAAAGCGCCATGAAAGCCTTCCGCCAGACAATGCGGGTGCAGTCGCAGATCGTCGAGAACGTCCAGGCCGACGGCGACCTGCTTGCTGAGCTCGTCAACCGCAGCCAGGGCGCCACCGGCGCACTAGAGGCCCAGCAGGCGACGAATCAGCTGATGGCGCTGTCGGCCAAGCAGCAGATGCAGATCCAGACGCTGCTTGCGACCCAGTACCGCGCCGAAGCCGAGGACGCCGCCCGCAAGGCGCAGTCGGAGGAAGCCGCGCGCAAGACGACGCGGCGCTTCCTCGGCTCTGG is a window encoding:
- the trbJ gene encoding P-type conjugative transfer protein TrbJ produces the protein MRRHLVTGLVTVSLILKPIAGFAPPAFAVTVFDPKNYAENVLTAARSLEQINNQIQSLQNEATMLQNMARNLQRLDFSSLGQLTGALNRIDGLMIQADGLSFDLGQLESEWREKYPESYDGTIKVNDLASAARERWQSAMKAFRQTMRVQSQIVENVQADGDLLAELVNRSQGATGALEAQQATNQLMALSAKQQMQIQTLLATQYRAEAEDAARKAQSEEAARKTTRRFLGSGKAYSGN